One genomic segment of Pongo abelii isolate AG06213 chromosome 13, NHGRI_mPonAbe1-v2.0_pri, whole genome shotgun sequence includes these proteins:
- the IL33 gene encoding interleukin-33 has translation MKPKMKYSTNKISTAKWKNTASKALCFKLGKSQQKAKEACHVYFMKLRSGLMIKKEACYFRRETTKRPSLKTDRKHKRHLVLAACQQQSTVESFAFGISGVQKYTRALHDSSITGISPITEYLASLSTYNDQSVTFALEDESYEIYVEDLKKDEKKDKVLLSYYESQRPSSESGDGVDGKMLMVTLSPTKDFWLHANNKEHSVELHKCEKPLADQAFFVLHNRPSNCVSFECKTDPGVFIGVKDNHLALIEVDSSENLGTENILFKLSET, from the exons ATGAAGCCTAAAATGAAGTATTCAACCAACAAAATTTCCACAGCAAAGTGGAAGAACACAGCAAGCAAAGCTTTGTGTTTCAAGCTGGGAA AATCCCAACAGAAGGCCAAAGAAGCTTGCCACGTGTACTTTATGAAGCTCCGCTCTGGCCTTATGATAAAAAAAGAGGCCTGTTACTTTAGGAGAGAAACCACCAAAAGGCCTTCGCTGAAAACAG ATAGAAAGCACAAAAGACATCTGGTACTTGCTGCCTGTCAACAGCAGTCTACTGTGGAGTCCTTTGCCTTTGGTATATCAGGGGTCCAGAAATATACTAGAGCACTTCATGATTCAAGTATCACAG GAATTTCACCTATTACAGAATATCTTGCTTCTCTAAGCACATACAATGATCAATCCGTTACTTTTGCTTTGGAGGATGAAAGTTATGAGATATATGTTGAAGActtgaaaaaagatgaaaagaaag ATAAGGTGTTACTGAGTTACTATGAGTCTCAACGCCCCTCAAGTGAATCAG gtgatggtgttgatggtaAGATGTTAATGGTAACCCTGAGTCCTACAAAAGACTTCTGGTTGCATGCCAACAACAAGGAGCACTCTGtggag CTCCATAAGTGTGAAAAACCACTGGCAGACCAGGCCTTCTTTGTCCTTCATAATAGGCCCTCCAACTGTGTTTCATTTGAATGCAAGACTGATCCTGGAGTGTTTATAGGTGTAAAAGATAATCATCTTGCTCTGATTGAAGTAGACTCTTCTGAGAATTTGGGTACTGAAAATATCTTGTTTAAGCTCTCTGAAACTTAG
- the IL33 gene encoding interleukin-33 isoform X1, with protein MKPKMKYSTNKISTAKWKNTASKALCFKLGKSQQKAKEACHVYFMKLRSGLMIKKEACYFRRETTKRPSLKTDRKHKRHLVLAACQQQSTVESFAFGISGVQKYTRALHDSSITEYLASLSTYNDQSVTFALEDESYEIYVEDLKKDEKKDKVLLSYYESQRPSSESGDGVDGKMLMVTLSPTKDFWLHANNKEHSVELHKCEKPLADQAFFVLHNRPSNCVSFECKTDPGVFIGVKDNHLALIEVDSSENLGTENILFKLSET; from the exons ATGAAGCCTAAAATGAAGTATTCAACCAACAAAATTTCCACAGCAAAGTGGAAGAACACAGCAAGCAAAGCTTTGTGTTTCAAGCTGGGAA AATCCCAACAGAAGGCCAAAGAAGCTTGCCACGTGTACTTTATGAAGCTCCGCTCTGGCCTTATGATAAAAAAAGAGGCCTGTTACTTTAGGAGAGAAACCACCAAAAGGCCTTCGCTGAAAACAG ATAGAAAGCACAAAAGACATCTGGTACTTGCTGCCTGTCAACAGCAGTCTACTGTGGAGTCCTTTGCCTTTGGTATATCAGGGGTCCAGAAATATACTAGAGCACTTCATGATTCAAGTATCACAG AATATCTTGCTTCTCTAAGCACATACAATGATCAATCCGTTACTTTTGCTTTGGAGGATGAAAGTTATGAGATATATGTTGAAGActtgaaaaaagatgaaaagaaag ATAAGGTGTTACTGAGTTACTATGAGTCTCAACGCCCCTCAAGTGAATCAG gtgatggtgttgatggtaAGATGTTAATGGTAACCCTGAGTCCTACAAAAGACTTCTGGTTGCATGCCAACAACAAGGAGCACTCTGtggag CTCCATAAGTGTGAAAAACCACTGGCAGACCAGGCCTTCTTTGTCCTTCATAATAGGCCCTCCAACTGTGTTTCATTTGAATGCAAGACTGATCCTGGAGTGTTTATAGGTGTAAAAGATAATCATCTTGCTCTGATTGAAGTAGACTCTTCTGAGAATTTGGGTACTGAAAATATCTTGTTTAAGCTCTCTGAAACTTAG